The proteins below are encoded in one region of Paenibacillus sp. YYML68:
- a CDS encoding HK97 gp10 family phage protein produces MSQMGEFEFEGLKEFQTKLEQLQLAYPKFVESCMKELAGRLLAKVIARTPVGRTGDLRKGWTVGKIQRAGDQIYIEIINPIEYAKYVEFGHRTRDHAGWVEGRFMLTTSEAELQQELPAILERRLQTFMNRYLGG; encoded by the coding sequence ATGAGCCAGATGGGGGAGTTCGAATTCGAGGGGCTGAAGGAGTTTCAGACGAAGCTCGAGCAGCTGCAGCTCGCGTACCCGAAGTTCGTAGAGTCGTGCATGAAGGAGCTCGCTGGTCGTCTGCTGGCCAAGGTCATCGCTAGGACGCCTGTCGGTCGTACTGGCGATCTGCGCAAAGGATGGACGGTCGGGAAGATCCAGCGAGCGGGCGATCAGATCTACATCGAGATCATCAATCCGATCGAGTATGCCAAGTATGTCGAGTTCGGACACCGAACGCGGGATCATGCCGGGTGGGTCGAAGGCCGATTCATGCTGACCACGTCTGAGGCCGAGCTGCAGCAGGAGCTTCCAGCCATACTGGAGCGCAGACTTCAGACATTCATGAACCGTTATCTGGGAGGCTGA
- a CDS encoding phage tail sheath family protein, with product MAGGTWTTQNKVRPGVYVNFASQAQLGSISDRGVASLPLPLSWGDAKQMVTINAGDDIFKILGYDLTDPKLLLVREALKRASKLLLYRVNTGTKAAATVGTLTATARCGGVRGNDLRLVIQANVDDNTKFDVQTLLLGKVVDTQTVANIAGLKANDWIVFSGAGSLTATAGSPLTGGTDGTVTNQDYLDYLAAVELHSFQTIGLPVTDSTLKSVFVTFIKRLRDSEGIKAQLVIETDSTADCEGVINVKNGVKLADGTTLTAAQATAWVAGATARAAANESLTYAAYDGAVDVHPRYTNSQIEAALKAGELVFVHHNGRAIIEQDINSLVSFTPEKGKMFAKNRVLRVLDSINNDFKRIFETYYIGKVDNDDDGRNLFKKECIKLLETLQSISAIQNFDAQTDIIVSQGDESDSVTVELYVQPVDSIEKIYVKVNVR from the coding sequence ATGGCAGGTGGAACATGGACAACGCAAAACAAAGTACGGCCCGGTGTCTACGTCAACTTCGCTAGCCAAGCGCAGCTCGGCTCGATCAGTGACCGTGGAGTCGCCTCCTTGCCGCTGCCGCTCAGCTGGGGGGATGCGAAGCAGATGGTCACGATTAATGCCGGCGACGACATATTCAAGATTCTCGGCTATGACTTGACTGACCCGAAGCTGCTGCTCGTACGGGAAGCGCTGAAGCGAGCCAGCAAGCTGCTGCTCTACCGCGTCAACACTGGCACGAAGGCGGCGGCCACAGTCGGCACGTTAACGGCCACTGCTCGATGTGGCGGCGTACGCGGCAACGACCTGAGGCTCGTCATCCAGGCGAACGTCGACGATAACACCAAGTTCGACGTCCAGACTCTGCTGCTTGGTAAAGTCGTCGATACACAGACGGTCGCCAACATCGCAGGGCTGAAGGCGAATGACTGGATCGTCTTCAGCGGAGCCGGCTCGTTGACTGCTACCGCGGGCAGTCCGCTCACAGGCGGCACAGACGGCACGGTGACGAATCAGGACTATCTGGATTACCTCGCGGCGGTTGAGCTGCATTCGTTCCAGACCATTGGCTTGCCCGTGACGGACAGTACACTGAAATCGGTGTTCGTTACGTTCATCAAGCGCCTGCGTGACAGTGAGGGGATCAAGGCGCAGCTCGTCATCGAAACTGACTCGACCGCCGACTGCGAAGGTGTTATCAACGTCAAGAACGGCGTCAAGCTGGCCGACGGCACGACGCTGACAGCAGCACAGGCAACAGCCTGGGTGGCCGGAGCGACCGCAAGGGCGGCAGCGAACGAATCGTTGACTTATGCTGCGTATGACGGCGCCGTCGATGTCCATCCGCGCTATACGAACAGCCAGATCGAAGCTGCGCTCAAAGCTGGCGAGCTCGTGTTCGTCCATCACAATGGACGCGCCATCATCGAGCAGGACATCAATTCGCTCGTTAGCTTCACGCCGGAGAAGGGTAAGATGTTCGCCAAGAACAGAGTGCTGCGCGTGCTGGACAGCATCAACAACGATTTCAAGCGCATCTTCGAGACGTACTACATCGGCAAGGTGGACAACGACGACGACGGCCGCAACCTGTTCAAGAAAGAGTGCATCAAGCTGCTGGAGACGCTGCAGTCGATTTCGGCGATCCAGAACTTCGACGCGCAGACGGATATCATCGTAAGCCAAGGCGACGAGTCGGACAGTGTTACGGTTGAGCTCTATGTCCAACCGGTCGACTCGATCGAGAAGATCTATGTCAAAGTCAACGTGCGCTAA
- a CDS encoding phage tail assembly chaperone, translating to MSDISVFFAQNAPIETNVEYMVSDRFKGKDGKPVPWILRCMTEDENETIRKAATKRERGKNGIVTQETNQNEYMAKLVVASVVFPNLKDESLQKSYGVMGAEALLKKMLLSGEYTTLIMKIQEINGFDTDMNELVDEAKNCSTEDMTQKDNA from the coding sequence ATGTCAGATATTAGCGTATTTTTTGCTCAGAATGCCCCGATTGAAACGAACGTGGAGTACATGGTCTCCGATCGCTTCAAGGGCAAGGACGGCAAGCCCGTTCCTTGGATTCTTCGTTGCATGACCGAGGACGAGAACGAGACGATTCGCAAAGCCGCGACGAAGCGCGAGCGGGGCAAGAACGGGATCGTGACACAGGAGACGAATCAGAATGAGTACATGGCGAAGCTCGTTGTGGCCAGCGTCGTGTTCCCGAATCTGAAGGATGAGAGCCTGCAAAAATCGTACGGCGTGATGGGAGCGGAGGCGCTGCTGAAGAAGATGCTTCTGTCGGGCGAATATACGACCTTGATCATGAAGATCCAGGAAATCAACGGCTTCGATACCGATATGAATGAGCTGGTGGATGAAGCAAAAAACTGCTCAACGGAGGATATGACGCAGAAGGACAACGCATAG
- a CDS encoding phage tail tube protein: protein MFLKASDTISGQEARAYATIDGQVEEMFYAKKIEAKAKKVKKAIKTLGKRGAQQKAAGWEGSGTMTIYYVTSKFRQLMLQYMKTGKDTYFDLQVVNEDPTSTIGKQTTIIKNINLDEVVLALVDVDSDALEEEIPFTFEDADILDQFGKPILG from the coding sequence ATGTTCTTAAAAGCTAGTGACACGATCAGCGGTCAGGAAGCGCGCGCGTACGCGACAATTGACGGACAGGTCGAGGAAATGTTCTATGCGAAGAAGATCGAAGCCAAGGCTAAGAAGGTAAAGAAAGCGATCAAGACGCTCGGCAAGCGGGGGGCGCAGCAGAAGGCTGCCGGATGGGAAGGGTCAGGCACGATGACGATCTACTACGTGACCTCGAAGTTCCGCCAGCTCATGCTGCAGTACATGAAGACCGGGAAGGACACGTACTTCGACCTGCAGGTTGTGAACGAGGACCCGACCTCGACGATCGGCAAGCAGACGACGATCATCAAGAACATTAACCTGGATGAAGTCGTCCTTGCGCTCGTCGATGTAGACTCCGATGCGCTTGAGGAAGAGATCCCGTTCACGTTCGAGGACGCAGACATTCTTGATCAATTCGGCAAGCCGATCTTAGGATAA
- a CDS encoding phage scaffolding protein, which yields MDWLKKLLEAQGLTAEQIKAITEGVDANYKGWVPKERYEEATTAKNKAEADLKDRDKQLEDLKKAAGDSATLKQQIEQLQADNKTAKEKYDANLKELRLGTAMKLALVGKVHDPDIVTSLLDKSKIELDDNGNVKVGLEDQIKALRESKAFLFVQEKQQEEQYQFKGVNPFDGKDKHTGGGAGGTGSDFGKRVADYAKQNDGLDKARTAYFE from the coding sequence ATGGACTGGTTAAAGAAGCTGCTGGAGGCCCAAGGGCTTACCGCTGAGCAGATCAAGGCAATCACCGAGGGCGTCGACGCAAACTATAAAGGCTGGGTGCCTAAGGAGCGCTATGAGGAGGCTACGACGGCAAAGAATAAAGCGGAAGCCGATCTGAAGGATCGGGACAAGCAGCTCGAAGACCTGAAGAAAGCGGCAGGGGACAGCGCCACGCTGAAGCAACAGATCGAACAGCTGCAGGCAGATAACAAGACGGCCAAAGAGAAGTACGACGCAAACCTCAAGGAGCTGCGCCTTGGCACAGCTATGAAGCTGGCGCTCGTCGGCAAGGTGCATGATCCAGACATCGTAACAAGCTTGTTGGATAAATCGAAAATCGAGCTCGACGACAATGGCAACGTGAAAGTCGGACTCGAGGACCAGATCAAAGCCCTGCGCGAGAGCAAGGCTTTTTTGTTTGTCCAAGAGAAGCAGCAGGAAGAACAGTATCAATTCAAGGGCGTCAACCCCTTCGATGGCAAGGACAAGCACACGGGCGGCGGCGCAGGCGGCACCGGGAGCGACTTCGGCAAGCGCGTCGCGGATTACGCCAAGCAGAACGACGGGCTGGATAAAGCCCGCACAGCCTACTTTGAGTAA
- a CDS encoding LysM peptidoglycan-binding domain-containing protein, protein MSEYGIYLSWNNQEEGFRIPVNPESLEMKDSGGDNKTYAVSGGEISVIKDPKLTEIGFSSEFPAQQYPFVVGNLLAEPMYYVDLIRKWMRTRMPIRFVFTGSSFDLNLPVSIERFEWKEAAGSPGDIEYTLHLKKYVFFAAKRVSVAATGQGAPQLVAEAPSRPSERVPPKTYTIADGDTLWLIAKKLLGDGARFKELQSLNGITDAQMRALPVGMELRMPEGKGYA, encoded by the coding sequence GTGAGTGAATACGGCATCTACTTGAGCTGGAACAACCAGGAGGAGGGGTTCCGGATCCCGGTCAACCCGGAATCCCTCGAGATGAAGGACAGCGGTGGGGATAACAAGACATATGCGGTGTCTGGCGGTGAGATCTCGGTCATCAAGGATCCGAAGCTGACAGAGATCGGCTTCTCAAGCGAATTCCCCGCGCAGCAGTATCCGTTCGTCGTGGGCAACCTACTCGCAGAGCCGATGTACTATGTGGACTTGATCCGCAAATGGATGCGGACGCGCATGCCGATCCGGTTCGTTTTCACCGGCTCATCGTTCGATTTGAACTTACCCGTAAGCATCGAGCGATTCGAATGGAAGGAGGCGGCCGGTAGTCCGGGGGATATTGAATACACGCTACATCTGAAGAAGTACGTCTTCTTCGCCGCGAAGCGTGTTTCGGTGGCCGCGACGGGACAGGGCGCTCCGCAGCTCGTCGCCGAAGCACCGTCTCGTCCCAGCGAGCGAGTACCGCCGAAGACGTACACGATCGCCGACGGCGATACGCTGTGGCTCATCGCCAAGAAGCTGCTCGGGGACGGCGCCAGATTCAAGGAGCTACAGTCCTTGAATGGAATTACAGATGCGCAGATGCGAGCTTTACCCGTCGGAATGGAGCTCCGGATGCCGGAGGGGAAAGGGTATGCTTGA
- a CDS encoding DUF2634 domain-containing protein — MIPQGGTLAQLPLADPAARPSRTYALDFESGRISGMIDHLEAVRQAVFKILNTDRYAHAIYSTNYGHELHAGLVGADPGLFRSELMRQLREALLQDDRISAVENIELMGHGDEVTVTFTVISTYGSFTMTKGGEGGV; from the coding sequence ATGATTCCCCAAGGAGGCACACTTGCGCAGTTACCGCTCGCAGACCCGGCAGCCCGACCGAGCCGGACGTATGCACTTGACTTCGAATCCGGACGCATCTCCGGAATGATCGACCACCTTGAGGCGGTCCGGCAGGCGGTGTTCAAGATTTTGAACACCGATCGGTATGCACATGCGATCTACAGCACGAATTATGGCCATGAGCTGCATGCGGGCCTAGTAGGAGCTGACCCTGGATTATTCCGCTCCGAGCTTATGCGCCAGCTCCGGGAGGCGTTGCTGCAGGATGATCGGATTTCCGCAGTGGAGAACATTGAGCTGATGGGGCATGGGGATGAGGTGACGGTTACGTTCACCGTCATATCTACCTATGGCAGCTTCACGATGACGAAAGGAGGGGAGGGTGGTGTATGA
- a CDS encoding ABC transporter ATP-binding protein: protein MAYGSISAERQALEMTYEGLCTVTEFQSVKDPATRVTRLEPIVVLLEEPCALSQASLASAKGTDTDQQVRYDAKLFLSPDVVIKAGSRIRVQQHGMELEFEHVGHPFRYPTHQEVMLQEVSRA from the coding sequence GTGGCATACGGCAGCATTAGCGCAGAGCGCCAGGCGCTGGAGATGACCTACGAGGGGCTGTGCACGGTGACGGAGTTCCAGTCGGTCAAGGACCCGGCGACACGCGTCACAAGGCTGGAGCCGATCGTCGTGCTGCTTGAAGAGCCGTGCGCGTTGTCGCAAGCGTCGCTGGCTAGCGCGAAGGGAACGGACACGGATCAGCAGGTTCGCTATGACGCCAAGCTGTTCCTGTCACCCGATGTTGTGATCAAGGCTGGCAGCCGCATCCGAGTGCAGCAGCACGGAATGGAGCTTGAATTCGAGCATGTTGGCCATCCCTTCCGGTACCCGACGCATCAAGAGGTCATGCTGCAGGAGGTCAGCCGGGCATGA
- a CDS encoding major capsid protein — MATIFDLVNSKNISTYYLSNPSNTIPYLGATLFPPKKQLGLDLSWIKGSRGLPVSLQPSAFDAKATVRDRIGFSKIETEMPFFREAMRIGEKERQELNKLAASQNEALIMPVINAIYDDITNLVNGAQVIPERMIMQLLSTGRIKITANRQDYDYTYKMPDNHKTTLATADDKWNNPEANIIGDIMMWQDTVEEDTGVRPTKAICTRKTWNYILENKRIRLDMNPLGGQNIIMTDAMMKQYLQTKLGLSVAVYNKKYALHDGSTSLFYPDDHFTLIPDGTLGSTFYGTTPEESDLMAGSTAAEVSIVHTGVAITTIREPHPVNVETVVSEIVLPSFETIDTIFIAQVV, encoded by the coding sequence ATGGCGACTATTTTTGACCTGGTCAACTCGAAAAACATCTCGACCTATTACCTCTCCAATCCATCGAACACGATTCCGTATTTAGGGGCGACACTGTTCCCGCCTAAGAAGCAGCTGGGGCTCGATCTGAGCTGGATCAAAGGCTCTCGGGGACTGCCAGTATCGCTGCAGCCGTCCGCCTTTGATGCGAAGGCGACGGTGCGCGATCGGATTGGCTTCAGCAAAATTGAGACGGAGATGCCGTTCTTCCGCGAAGCTATGCGGATCGGAGAGAAGGAGCGTCAGGAGCTCAATAAGCTTGCTGCCTCGCAGAACGAAGCGCTCATTATGCCGGTCATCAACGCGATCTACGATGATATCACGAATCTGGTCAACGGCGCTCAGGTCATTCCGGAGCGGATGATCATGCAGCTGCTGTCGACCGGGAGAATCAAGATTACGGCCAACCGTCAAGATTACGACTACACGTACAAGATGCCGGATAACCACAAGACGACTCTTGCGACCGCCGACGACAAGTGGAACAACCCGGAGGCGAACATCATCGGTGACATCATGATGTGGCAGGATACGGTTGAAGAAGACACTGGTGTCCGCCCGACGAAGGCGATCTGCACGCGGAAGACGTGGAATTACATTCTGGAGAATAAGAGAATTCGCCTCGACATGAATCCGCTCGGCGGCCAGAACATCATCATGACCGATGCGATGATGAAGCAGTACTTGCAGACGAAGCTCGGCCTGTCCGTAGCTGTCTACAACAAGAAGTATGCGCTGCATGACGGCTCCACGAGCTTGTTCTATCCGGATGACCACTTCACGCTTATTCCCGACGGGACGCTCGGCAGCACGTTCTACGGCACGACGCCGGAAGAGAGCGATCTTATGGCTGGCAGCACCGCTGCAGAGGTGTCCATCGTTCATACCGGTGTTGCGATTACTACGATTCGCGAGCCGCATCCGGTGAACGTGGAGACGGTCGTGTCGGAGATCGTCCTGCCGTCGTTCGAGACGATCGATACGATCTTTATCGCGCAGGTTGTGTAA
- a CDS encoding DUF2577 domain-containing protein gives MLLDVIKQASKAGVEAGNPVALVLGTVTNEKPLEITVDQRFTLTEEFLLVLEHLTPYEVELQHTHTYVDQTGNGSTSSTTAEALKEKLVIRRGMKLGDQVLLLRAQGGQPYVVIDRVVTSG, from the coding sequence ATGCTGCTAGATGTCATTAAGCAGGCAAGTAAAGCTGGGGTAGAGGCAGGCAATCCGGTTGCCCTGGTCCTTGGCACCGTGACTAACGAGAAGCCGCTAGAGATTACGGTCGATCAGCGATTCACACTGACGGAAGAGTTCCTTCTCGTGCTTGAGCATCTGACGCCATACGAGGTCGAGCTGCAGCATACACACACTTATGTCGATCAGACTGGCAATGGGAGCACCTCGAGCACAACAGCGGAAGCGCTCAAGGAGAAGCTAGTCATTCGACGCGGCATGAAGTTGGGAGATCAGGTTCTTCTGCTGCGCGCGCAAGGTGGCCAGCCGTACGTCGTCATAGACCGGGTGGTGACGAGCGGATGA
- a CDS encoding baseplate J/gp47 family protein, protein MYEHQTYEAILQRMLGRVPDDVDKREGSIIYDALAPAAAELAQVYIELDTVLKLSFADTSSGEYLDRRVSESGVYRESATFAKRKGLFYDSQNNLLDIPLGSRFAIGQLHYIAEERLAAVGEYVMVCESAGTVGNQQFGVLTPVEYIDDLVRAELTDVLVPGEDEESDESLRQRYVDALQEQPFGGNAADYRQKIGAISGVGGVKVLRAWAGGGTVKCIIIGADYNSPTQSLIDTVQQKVDPLTNPGEGLGLAPMGHIVTVEGTADHVVNVTTTLTLATGVTIGQVEADVRAVIEAYLLALRQSWEDAEYLVVRTSQIEARILTVLGIADISGTMLNGSSANVTLDSHRIPKLGTVTLYAS, encoded by the coding sequence GTGTATGAGCATCAGACGTATGAAGCGATCTTGCAGCGAATGCTAGGCCGTGTCCCGGACGACGTCGATAAGAGGGAAGGAAGCATCATCTACGATGCGCTGGCGCCGGCGGCCGCCGAGCTCGCTCAGGTATATATCGAGCTGGATACCGTACTGAAGCTCTCGTTCGCGGATACTTCGTCTGGCGAGTATCTGGATCGGCGTGTCAGCGAAAGCGGCGTTTACAGGGAATCAGCTACGTTTGCTAAGCGCAAGGGGCTGTTTTACGACAGTCAGAACAATCTGCTGGACATTCCGCTGGGCAGTCGCTTCGCCATTGGTCAGCTTCATTATATTGCAGAAGAGCGACTTGCGGCCGTCGGTGAATACGTCATGGTATGCGAAAGCGCGGGTACGGTCGGCAACCAGCAATTCGGTGTACTTACGCCTGTGGAATATATCGATGACCTCGTACGTGCGGAGCTGACAGACGTCCTCGTGCCTGGCGAAGATGAAGAGTCTGACGAATCGCTAAGGCAGCGATATGTAGATGCGCTGCAGGAGCAGCCGTTCGGAGGCAATGCCGCGGATTACCGGCAGAAGATTGGCGCGATCAGTGGTGTCGGCGGTGTGAAGGTGCTTCGAGCGTGGGCAGGCGGCGGAACAGTGAAGTGTATCATCATCGGCGCGGACTACAACTCGCCGACGCAATCACTGATCGATACTGTGCAGCAGAAGGTGGACCCGCTTACGAATCCGGGTGAAGGGCTGGGGCTAGCTCCGATGGGGCATATCGTGACGGTGGAAGGTACAGCAGACCATGTTGTGAACGTCACCACCACGCTGACCTTAGCGACGGGGGTTACCATCGGGCAGGTAGAGGCCGATGTGAGGGCCGTGATCGAGGCGTATCTGCTCGCGCTGCGTCAATCCTGGGAGGATGCCGAATACTTGGTCGTTCGGACGAGCCAGATCGAGGCACGTATATTGACTGTGCTCGGTATTGCTGATATATCGGGAACGATGCTGAATGGGTCATCGGCCAATGTGACGCTAGACAGTCATCGAATCCCTAAGCTCGGGACGGTGACGCTGTATGCCAGTTAA
- a CDS encoding minor capsid protein, translating into MRQEYDKAIASIQQDIEVFYQRFAKNNEVSFADARQLLNAGQLKEFKWTVEEYIQKGRENAVDQRHMKELENASIKVRVSRLEALQLQMRQEVELLAAKHQQGTSELLHGIYKDNYYRSVFELQKGTGVGSSFAKLDNRQINNLLVTPWAPDGRDFSSRIWGDRSKLISELQTTLVQGLIRGNSSDTMINIMTERMGVSRRDAERLVLTEIAFFSGHSRREAYKELEVEEFKNVATLDKKTSTLCRQMDGTVFKVAEAQPNVNCAPFHARCRTVDIPHFEGNVKERAARNEKGDHYMVPGDMTYKEWAKKNVSSDLSEPSGSSNSSTQADPSPATKEPPASEHSGSVEEPSGLPNRRFNPKASYHIELPQVGEETLERLTETNRSIAKEGHKRAKEIAVLLSSKEGIPLARTSGTINKAEFSNEMDAILREASSNSIILTHNHPQGTRINLKDIQNLSLYPSLQAIVAVGHDGGVSAVSTLGKFINVWVFNDLMAKTAEKVNKQLSADSNYAIMSSSERRYYFSHLVLLSMVEELGWEYVEDFEAARTPNWGI; encoded by the coding sequence ATGCGTCAGGAGTATGACAAGGCGATTGCATCCATCCAGCAGGACATCGAAGTTTTCTATCAGCGGTTTGCCAAAAACAACGAGGTCAGCTTCGCAGATGCACGCCAGCTGCTGAATGCCGGCCAGCTTAAGGAATTCAAGTGGACTGTCGAGGAGTACATCCAGAAGGGCCGAGAGAACGCAGTCGATCAGAGGCATATGAAGGAGCTTGAGAATGCAAGTATTAAGGTCCGAGTTAGCCGCCTGGAGGCGCTGCAATTGCAGATGCGGCAGGAAGTCGAGCTCTTGGCGGCCAAGCATCAGCAAGGCACGAGCGAGCTGCTGCATGGGATCTACAAAGACAACTATTATCGCTCTGTGTTCGAGCTCCAGAAGGGTACAGGCGTCGGGAGCTCCTTCGCCAAGCTGGATAACAGGCAGATCAATAACCTGCTGGTCACACCGTGGGCGCCAGACGGTCGAGACTTCAGCTCCCGCATATGGGGCGATCGCTCCAAGCTCATATCCGAGCTGCAGACAACGCTCGTACAGGGGCTGATTCGAGGTAACTCGTCAGATACAATGATCAACATCATGACCGAGCGCATGGGCGTCTCTCGGAGAGATGCCGAGCGACTCGTCCTTACGGAGATCGCCTTCTTCTCTGGCCATTCCCGCAGAGAGGCGTATAAGGAGCTGGAAGTCGAAGAGTTCAAGAACGTCGCCACGCTGGATAAGAAGACATCGACCCTATGCAGGCAGATGGATGGAACGGTGTTCAAGGTCGCAGAGGCGCAGCCGAACGTCAACTGCGCGCCGTTCCATGCCCGCTGTCGAACCGTCGATATTCCGCATTTTGAGGGAAACGTGAAGGAACGTGCGGCTCGGAATGAGAAGGGCGATCACTACATGGTGCCGGGGGATATGACGTATAAGGAATGGGCGAAGAAGAATGTGTCAAGTGACCTGTCAGAACCTTCGGGGTCATCGAATTCATCGACGCAAGCCGATCCATCTCCAGCGACGAAAGAACCTCCAGCGTCTGAACACAGCGGAAGTGTAGAGGAACCATCGGGCTTGCCCAATCGTCGATTTAACCCTAAGGCAAGTTATCACATTGAATTGCCTCAAGTAGGAGAGGAGACATTAGAGCGGTTGACCGAAACGAATCGAAGTATTGCTAAGGAAGGTCATAAACGAGCCAAGGAGATAGCGGTCCTATTGAGCTCAAAGGAGGGAATCCCTCTTGCTCGTACTTCAGGTACGATCAACAAAGCGGAATTTAGCAATGAGATGGACGCAATTTTACGTGAGGCAAGTTCAAATTCAATCATTTTGACTCATAATCATCCTCAAGGCACCCGCATTAATCTGAAGGACATTCAAAATTTGTCTTTATATCCTTCGCTTCAAGCCATAGTGGCGGTTGGTCATGATGGTGGGGTTAGCGCGGTATCTACACTCGGTAAGTTTATTAATGTATGGGTCTTTAACGACTTGATGGCAAAAACTGCTGAAAAAGTGAACAAGCAATTATCAGCGGACTCTAATTATGCTATAATGTCATCATCTGAACGACGATATTACTTTTCACATCTGGTCTTGTTATCTATGGTTGAGGAATTGGGGTGGGAATATGTCGAAGACTTCGAAGCCGCAAGAACGCCAAATTGGGGGATTTGA
- a CDS encoding phage head-tail connector protein translates to MEKYMPKLKAMLDIPPEDTSKDERLSFVLETVVQAVKTYCRLSLLPPELDLVIVQIAEDYYRTKYADEFPKETVIQSVKRGDVQTTFGAAKPTVRAGSDAQFVQGYASQLRAFRRMRW, encoded by the coding sequence ATGGAGAAGTACATGCCTAAGCTGAAGGCAATGCTCGACATTCCACCTGAGGACACGAGCAAAGACGAGCGGCTGTCGTTCGTGCTGGAGACGGTCGTGCAAGCGGTCAAGACGTATTGCCGTCTCTCTCTCCTTCCTCCCGAGCTAGATCTTGTCATCGTTCAGATCGCGGAGGACTATTACCGAACCAAATATGCGGACGAGTTCCCGAAGGAGACGGTCATCCAAAGTGTAAAGCGTGGTGACGTGCAGACGACCTTCGGAGCCGCGAAGCCGACGGTTCGCGCCGGCAGCGACGCACAATTCGTCCAAGGGTATGCATCGCAGCTGCGAGCGTTCCGAAGGATGAGGTGGTAG
- a CDS encoding DUF6838 family protein — MIEVIHGITSCLGSLYPDHPIYTEQVKQGFAEPCFFVRSISSGQARGLDRRYTRMMLITVRYFPDPSSLDMKGACERIAERLYAELEYIQWEGETYRANSLRHEVVDDVLHFLLELNVRMLKLKPAVPKMNQLKKEVTIRDYT; from the coding sequence ATGATCGAAGTGATTCACGGCATTACAAGCTGCCTCGGCAGCTTGTATCCCGACCATCCGATCTATACCGAGCAGGTCAAGCAGGGCTTCGCGGAGCCTTGCTTTTTTGTACGGTCGATCAGCTCCGGGCAAGCTCGCGGGCTAGATCGCCGGTATACGCGCATGATGCTGATTACCGTTCGGTATTTCCCCGACCCGAGCAGCCTCGACATGAAGGGCGCTTGCGAACGCATCGCCGAGCGGTTATACGCCGAGCTGGAGTATATCCAGTGGGAAGGGGAAACGTACAGGGCTAACAGTCTGCGCCATGAGGTCGTAGACGACGTGCTGCACTTCTTGCTCGAGCTGAACGTCAGAATGCTCAAGCTGAAGCCTGCGGTACCGAAGATGAACCAACTGAAGAAGGAGGTCACGATCCGTGACTACACGTAA